A segment of the Fusobacterium ulcerans genome:
GCACAAATAGGAGGTTGTATGCCTAGAGGAAAAAAGAGAAGATGCTGTAGAACATTAGAAAATGAAACTATATTTAAACCAACAGGAATACCATTGTCAGAGATGGAGATAGTAGAGTTGGAATTAGATGAATTAGAAGCAGTGAGATTGGCTGATTATGAAGGAAAGAGTCAGATAGAAACAGGAGAGATAATGAATGTATCCAGAGGAACTGTACAAAGATTATTAGCTTCTGGAAGAAAAAAGATAATGGATGGATTTTTACATTCGAAAGCAATAAAGCTAAAAAATACATATTCAAACTATACAGATGAAAAAATAGAAAATGGAGATGATGAGAATGAGTAACGAAATTTTAAGAGTGGGATTTTCAACAAATGACGAGGTAATGTTAGAAGGGCACTTTGGACATTGTGAAAAATTTGCAATATACACTATTGAAAATGGAAAAGCTGTAAAAAAAGAAATCGCAGTAGCACCAGAACATGCACCAGGAGTATTCCCTAAATTTATAGCTGAGCAAAAAGTAAATGTAGTTATTACTGGAGGAATGGGTCAAAGAGCTATTGATATGTTAAAAGCTAATGGAACAGAAGTTATACTGGGAGCAAGTGGAAAAATAGAAGATATATTGAAAACATACCTTGAAGGAAATCTTGTTTCAAATGGAGCTGCTTGTGCACATCACCATCATGATCACCATGAGGAGCATAACTGCAAGCACTAATATAATTATTTGAAATATCCAGAAAATAAAATAATTAATTAAGGCAGAGAATTTTTTCTCTGCCTTTTTTTGCTTTAACAAATAATAAAATTTCTTGAGAGAAATCTTTGCCTTTTTATTTATCTGTCATTCATTTTATTTTTGATCTCGTAGAGATTCTTAATCTTAAAGAATCTTTTAATTAAATATAGTATTTAAGGTATTTTTTATAAAGAAAATTAAAAAAATTTTAAAGGAGTTGCCTCAAATTATTTGAATATATACATTAGAACGACTGTTCAAATTTAAGGAGGTAAAAATGAAAAAAATATTTTTCTCAATGCTAGTTGTACTATTTACTGCTTGTGGAGGTGCCAAAGATATAACAGTGGACAAACTTTCTTTTGAAAAGAAAAGTGACACTTTCTCATATAACATTACAGTTCCTCAAATAAAAGGAACTGGGAATAAAAATATAGAAGAATTAAATGAGGAATTGGCATCTGATGCAAAAGCTCTTATTGCTTCAATAGAAAAAGGAGAGGAAGATACACCTGAATTTTATGAGGAAGGATTTGAAACTTTTGATAACTCATTTGGAGTGACTTCTATACTTATGGGATCATATGGAATTTCTAAAGGAGATGCAAATGGTTATGGAGCATCTCAAAGTATCAATGTAAAAAACAAAGATGGAAAACTTATTACTTTTGATGATGTTTTCACAAAAGAGGGAGAAGCATATTTAAATGAGCAGTTAAATGCTATGGTTCAAGGTAATAGCGACAGAGTAGTTTTAAATTCAAATGGAGATAAAGTTACAGTATTCTTTGATGAGCCAGAAATAAATATCAGAAATGCCTCTATGTATTTTGAGCTTGATGATATATGTTTCCTATTTGAAGAGTATGAATTATCACCAAAATCAGAAGGAAAACCTGTAATAAGATTCCCTAAAACAGAAATTCAAAGCTTCTTACAAAAATAGATATTATATAATATTAACAAACTCTTATGAAATAGGCACCTGCATTGTGGGTGCTTATTTCTTTTTTATAAATAAAAAAGCTGTAGAAATTTTTCTACAGCCTAAATTACCTTATACAAAACTAGAATGGAAACTCATCGTCATCATCAAAAGGAACATCCTCTGCTTCTTTTACAGATGGCTTAGGAGCTGATGCAGGAGCAGCTGCTGCATAGTCATGAGGCTCATAACCAGCAGAATCTCCAGAACCTTTAGCTTCTAGGAATTCAATATTTTCAACAAGTACATCATAGCTTGTTCTTTTTTCTCCGTTTGCTTCATATCTATTCATTTGAAGTCTTCCATTAACTCCAACTTTTCTACCTTTTCTTAAATACTCACCTATAAGTTCAGCAGTTTTTCCAAAAGCTACACAGTTGATAAAATCAGCTTCACCTTTTTGGAATGGTCTATCTACTGCAAGTGAAAATCTAGAATAAGCTTTCCCGCTTTGTCCAAATTTTAATTCAGGATCTCTAGTTAATCTTCCAGTTAAAACAACTAAGTTCATTTAATAACCTCCTAATATTTTTACCTATATGATATAATTATATCAGAAAAGTGCTCTAAAAACAATTTGATATTTAAATAAGTTTTTACGACTGGCAACAAAAAAAATAAAAAAAATTCAGTCTTAATTTTTCAGCTTTATAGATAAAAAATAATGAAATGTCCATTTTATTGAGGTTTAGAACAAAAAAATAAAAGGAAATTTCATTTTTTTATGAATACCTAAAGTGTAAAACGTGAAGAAAGATTTTGATAGGAAGCAGGCGTACCTGTTTTAAATAATTTTAATTACAAAAAGGAGTGGGCATAATGACAGAAAAAGAATTTTTGACTTTATATCAAAAAAAGAGAGGATTAAAAAGTTTAAACGAAGCTAAAGAGAAAGTAAATATGTTCTGGGATACATTATTTGAAGCATTGGAAGAAAATGAATCAGTAAGTTTTAGAGGATGGGGAGTATTTGAAAAGAAAGTAGTTCCAGCTAGAAGAATAATGAATATAAACACTAAAAAAATTCAATATTCAACACCTAGAAAAACAGTTAGATTCAGAACAGGAAGCAATCTTTCTTTGAGGATCAATGAAGAAAAGAAAGTAGACTAGCAGAAATAAAAACAGGGCATACTAAAGCCCTGTTTTTTTCTATCAAAGAAATAAAATAAACTATTTTTATCTTGTCTTATTGACAAAAAACCATTAAGGTGCTAGAATTTGGTATTAAAATTCTTTAATTCTAAATTTTAGGAGGAAAAATATGAAGGAAGCAGATTTTATAAAATTATATAAGAAAAGAAGCGGAGATAAAGATAAAAAAATTGTAAAAGAAAAAATTGACAGATTTTGGGAAATGCTTTTTAAGGCATTAGAAGAAGAGAAAAAAGTAAAATTTAAAGACTGGGGAGTATTTGAAACTAGAGAAATGAAAGGAAGAAAAATAATAGTTCCTGTTTCAACAGAAGCGATATATACAGAACCTAAAAAGACAATAAAATTCAGAGCCGGAAAAGGACTTCTAGATCTTATAAATAATGAAAGTGGTGATGATAATGAATAAGAGTCAATTAGCTGAATTATACAGAAGAGAAACTGATGGAGAAATAAGTAAACTAAAAGCTTTAAAAGAGATTGATGATTTTATGGAAACATTAAATGAAGCTTTGATGACAGATGGAAAAGTAAAGTTTCACGAAAAGGCAACATTTGAAGTGTTGGAAAGAAAGCCAAGAGTGATATCAAACCCTGCTACAAGAGAGCGTTTAGAAATCTTTCCTAAGAAAACAGTAAAATTTAAGCTTTCTAAGATAGTAAAAGTTGACTAGGAATTATTTTAATGATCTAAGGTACACCAAAGTTATTGGAAAAACAATATCTCAGGGTGTACTTTTTTTATGTCAAAAATTTTAAATATTAATGAGAATGTTTGAAAAATTTCAAAAGATAATTATTTTTTATTTCAAATATAATATTTGCAGGTATTCTAAAATTTTAAAAATATAAAAATGCCCCAAAATTTTATATAAGACTTTGTGTATATTTATGATATAATATGAGATGGAAAATAAATAGACCTATGGAGGAGAAAAAATGAAGAAAGCTGTACTTTTAGACGTAAGTGCAATAATGTATAGAGCATATTTTGCCAACATGAATTTTAGAACTAAAAACGAACCTACAGGAGCAGTATATGGTTTTACTAATACACTTTTAAGTATTATAAAAGAATTCTCCCCTGATTATATAGGAGCGGCTTTTGATGTGAAGAGAGCTTCGCTGAAAAGAAGTGAGATATACAGTGAGTATAAAGCTCAAAGAGATGCAGTACCTGAGGATCTTCTATTACAGATACCAAGAATAGAAGAACTATTAGATGGGTTTAATATAAATAGATTTAAAATAGAAGGATATGAAGCTGATGATGTAATGGGAACACTTTCTCAAAAGCTTTCAAAAGAAGGAATAGAAGTAATTGTAGTAACAGGAGATAAGGACTTAGCTCAAATACTTGATAAAAATGTCAAAATTGCTCTTCTTGGAAAAGGAGAGGGCGGAGATAAATTTAAAATATTAGAAACAGATGAAGATGTTGTAGAATATCTGGGAGTAACTTCTAAAATGATTCCAGATTTTTTTGGACTGATTGGAGATTCTAGTGATGGAATACCGGGAGTTAGAAAAATTGGACCTAAAAAAGCTGCCCCTATGCTTGAAAAATATGGAGATTTAGAAGGTGTTTATGAAAATATAGATAAACTGACTGAAATTCCCGGAATAGGAAAATCTCTTATAGCAAATATGATAGAAGATAAAGATATAGCTTTTATGAGTAGAAAGCTTGCTACTATAGAAAAAGATATTCCAATAGACTGTACAATAGATGATCTGAAATATTCAGTAGATAATAAAAAACTTTTAGATTTGTTTAAAACTCTTGAATTTAGAGTGCTTGTAAAGAAAATGGGACTGGAATCAGCTCCAGCAGCAGCAGAAAAAGCTCCTGAATCTGCAAATACAAATCTTCAAATGGGATTATTCTCAACTGCTCCTGTACAGGAAAATGAGCCAGCAGCAGTAATAACAAAAGATAGAAACTTTACAGTAGTAGATGATGAAGAAAAATTTAAGCAATTCAGTGATAAATTAGCAGGAGAGAAGAGATTAGCTTTCTTTTATTCAGGAACAGGATTTGCTGTAAGTTCTCTAAAAGATGATTTTTATCTTCCTCTAGGACATACACCATTGTTTCATAAAAATCTTGATTTTAATAAAATAAAGGAATTCTTCAGAAATTCTGATTCTAAATTTATAACATATAATTTCAAACCTCTGCTGAATGAGGGAGTAGAAATAAAAAATATGGATGTAGATTTGATGATAGCATATCACTTGATATCTTCTCAAACTAAAGAGGGAGTAGAGATACCTCTTGAACAGCTGTCTGGAATAGATATTGCTCCATATTCAGAAAAATTTGGAAAAGAGGCTCCGGGAAACCTTTCAACTGAAGAATATGGGAAATTTCTTACAGAAAGAAGTAAGGGAATAATGGAAACTTATGGTATAGCAATGGAAGAGATCAAAGGAAAAGATCTGCTTGAAGTTCTTGAAAAAACAGAAATGCCTCTTATCAAAGTTCTTTCTGCAATGGAGAGAAAAGGGATAAAAATTGATCCTGTTTACTTTGCTAAATATGAAAAAGAACTTGAAATATTGTTAAGTGATCTTCAAAAGAAAATATTTGAAATAGCAGGAGAAGAGTTTAATCTAAATTCACCTAAACAATTAGCTGAAGTATTGTTCTTTAAATTGAATTTAGACCCTGTAAAGAAAACTAAAACAGGGCTTTCTACTGATGAAGAAGTATTGGAAAAATTAAAAAGTGATGGAGTGGAAATAGCTTCATATATACTTGAATATAGAAAATATGCAAAATTAAAAAATACATATGTAGATGCTCTTCCTAAATTAGTAGACAGCAAGGATAGACTTCATACTACATT
Coding sequences within it:
- a CDS encoding DUF134 domain-containing protein — translated: MPRGKKRRCCRTLENETIFKPTGIPLSEMEIVELELDELEAVRLADYEGKSQIETGEIMNVSRGTVQRLLASGRKKIMDGFLHSKAIKLKNTYSNYTDEKIENGDDENE
- a CDS encoding HU family DNA-binding protein — protein: MKEADFIKLYKKRSGDKDKKIVKEKIDRFWEMLFKALEEEKKVKFKDWGVFETREMKGRKIIVPVSTEAIYTEPKKTIKFRAGKGLLDLINNESGDDNE
- the polA gene encoding DNA polymerase I, giving the protein MKKAVLLDVSAIMYRAYFANMNFRTKNEPTGAVYGFTNTLLSIIKEFSPDYIGAAFDVKRASLKRSEIYSEYKAQRDAVPEDLLLQIPRIEELLDGFNINRFKIEGYEADDVMGTLSQKLSKEGIEVIVVTGDKDLAQILDKNVKIALLGKGEGGDKFKILETDEDVVEYLGVTSKMIPDFFGLIGDSSDGIPGVRKIGPKKAAPMLEKYGDLEGVYENIDKLTEIPGIGKSLIANMIEDKDIAFMSRKLATIEKDIPIDCTIDDLKYSVDNKKLLDLFKTLEFRVLVKKMGLESAPAAAEKAPESANTNLQMGLFSTAPVQENEPAAVITKDRNFTVVDDEEKFKQFSDKLAGEKRLAFFYSGTGFAVSSLKDDFYLPLGHTPLFHKNLDFNKIKEFFRNSDSKFITYNFKPLLNEGVEIKNMDVDLMIAYHLISSQTKEGVEIPLEQLSGIDIAPYSEKFGKEAPGNLSTEEYGKFLTERSKGIMETYGIAMEEIKGKDLLEVLEKTEMPLIKVLSAMERKGIKIDPVYFAKYEKELEILLSDLQKKIFEIAGEEFNLNSPKQLAEVLFFKLNLDPVKKTKTGLSTDEEVLEKLKSDGVEIASYILEYRKYAKLKNTYVDALPKLVDSKDRLHTTFNQIGTTTGRLSSSNPNLQNIPVKTDEGMKIRQGFIADSGNVLMGIDYSQIELRVLAELSKDENLIAAYKNNEDLHRVTAKKIFELGEGEEVSREQRIIAKTINFSIIYGKTAFGLSKELGIPQKEATDYINRYFEQYPRVKDFERSIIDYAEKNGYTETYFGRRRIIEGIISKNKNIKNQAERMAVNSVIQGTAAEILKKVMIEIFKVIDGKEDISLLLQVHDELIFEIKEEKVEEYRTIIENIMRNSVKFNDVVLDINTNIGKNWAETK
- a CDS encoding NifB/NifX family molybdenum-iron cluster-binding protein, with product MSNEILRVGFSTNDEVMLEGHFGHCEKFAIYTIENGKAVKKEIAVAPEHAPGVFPKFIAEQKVNVVITGGMGQRAIDMLKANGTEVILGASGKIEDILKTYLEGNLVSNGAACAHHHHDHHEEHNCKH
- a CDS encoding HU family DNA-binding protein produces the protein MNKSQLAELYRRETDGEISKLKALKEIDDFMETLNEALMTDGKVKFHEKATFEVLERKPRVISNPATRERLEIFPKKTVKFKLSKIVKVD
- a CDS encoding single-stranded DNA-binding protein, which translates into the protein MNLVVLTGRLTRDPELKFGQSGKAYSRFSLAVDRPFQKGEADFINCVAFGKTAELIGEYLRKGRKVGVNGRLQMNRYEANGEKRTSYDVLVENIEFLEAKGSGDSAGYEPHDYAAAAPASAPKPSVKEAEDVPFDDDDEFPF
- a CDS encoding HU family DNA-binding protein, encoding MTEKEFLTLYQKKRGLKSLNEAKEKVNMFWDTLFEALEENESVSFRGWGVFEKKVVPARRIMNINTKKIQYSTPRKTVRFRTGSNLSLRINEEKKVD